Proteins from one Desulforegulaceae bacterium genomic window:
- a CDS encoding DUF4198 domain-containing protein has product MKKGCLVLVGLFVLIFAVPAYSHFQMIYTPESALTNASEIDLKLVFTHPFDGGYTMDMGKPVKFFVVKRERKTDLLKTLKPIEWKSSTNSGKAYEAKFKLRGMGDNVFCLVPEPYFEKNEDIYIQQITKMIVNTAGFPTDWDLETDLPTEIVPLDKPYALWTGNVFRGIVKSNGKPVPYAEIEVEYLNHQPLIDKNEFAKEGAVEAPQDSFVTMGIKANSNGEFTFGIPKAGWWGFCALGSGPSKKYKGKELSQDAVIWIQARDMK; this is encoded by the coding sequence ATGAAGAAGGGTTGTCTTGTTCTAGTGGGGTTGTTTGTTTTAATCTTTGCAGTGCCGGCATATTCACATTTTCAGATGATTTATACACCAGAGTCAGCTTTGACAAATGCATCTGAAATAGATCTTAAGCTTGTATTTACCCATCCCTTTGATGGGGGATATACAATGGATATGGGAAAACCAGTTAAGTTCTTTGTTGTAAAAAGAGAAAGAAAAACAGATCTTTTAAAAACTCTTAAGCCAATTGAGTGGAAAAGCTCTACAAATTCGGGGAAGGCCTATGAAGCAAAATTTAAATTAAGGGGAATGGGAGATAATGTTTTTTGCCTTGTTCCTGAACCATACTTTGAAAAAAATGAAGATATTTACATTCAGCAGATAACTAAAATGATTGTAAACACTGCTGGTTTTCCAACAGACTGGGATTTGGAAACAGATCTTCCAACAGAAATTGTTCCCCTTGATAAGCCTTATGCACTTTGGACAGGTAATGTATTTAGAGGAATTGTTAAAAGTAATGGAAAGCCGGTTCCTTATGCTGAAATTGAAGTTGAATACCTTAATCACCAGCCTTTAATTGACAAAAATGAGTTTGCAAAGGAGGGTGCAGTAGAAGCTCCCCAGGATTCTTTTGTAACCATGGGAATCAAGGCAAACTCAAATGGAGAGTTTACTTTTGGTATTCCAAAAGCTGGATGGTGGGGTTTTTGTGCTCTTGGATCCGGACCTTCAAAAAAATATAAAGGAAAGGAACTTTCCCAGGATGCTGTTATCTGGATCCAGGCAAGAGATATGAAATAG
- a CDS encoding FeoB-associated Cys-rich membrane protein, producing MGEIFVFIIVGISVVYVVRKLYLSFKNDSIDSGCQGCSGCENPKIKK from the coding sequence ATGGGGGAGATTTTTGTATTTATTATTGTTGGAATATCAGTAGTTTATGTGGTCAGAAAGCTTTACCTTTCTTTTAAGAACGATTCTATAGATTCCGGTTGTCAGGGATGCTCAGGGTGTGAAAATCCCAAAATCAAAAAATAG
- a CDS encoding DUF2868 domain-containing protein, with protein sequence MGNTFKSKWKLKDLIDFDYFLFLRKNNDKDRRSSDREFYLDKIAPFANFESSNFNQKDLLYLWASAKKTELIKISNPQLPGEWSVSAVKLIVLIFSVLFFLIGLFTAFGFLSYSGVSPINVFYYFGIFAGFQILILPFAFIPFFFRNEKSFFKKFSLFLPVAGFFKIAFQKIFKKFFHKSSSDPSVLYSFDFLKYSQPLFWLFFTISQGIIALFSTGVLIGTLIKVTGSDLAFGWQTTLNPGAEYIYKIVSFIASPWAWFIPESMANPSMDQIIGSKIILKEGIASLSTQDMTSWWPFLCFSVLFYSIIPRFIIMLVAYFNYSRTIKKYPKDSSELRQLSRSLLRPEFDFKPSEKNLEKDLRSVTKPDFLKSEKIKENLNPTSTGVRLILPEDIYSEEVIDFIEKIIAKKFGYLLYPVINSTGVSEFDQPWLEENIKKSGKKFIIMLCLEAWQPPLKQTIEYIENLRKISGKNCEILVALVGKPGKEDLFLDVEKNDFELWQFKIDSIKDPLVSLTELKLE encoded by the coding sequence ATGGGAAATACTTTTAAATCAAAATGGAAATTAAAAGATCTTATTGACTTTGACTATTTTCTTTTTTTAAGAAAAAATAATGATAAGGATAGGAGATCTTCAGACAGGGAATTTTATCTGGACAAAATAGCTCCTTTTGCTAATTTTGAAAGCTCCAATTTTAATCAAAAGGATCTTTTATATTTATGGGCCAGTGCAAAAAAAACAGAACTTATTAAAATTTCCAATCCCCAGCTTCCAGGTGAGTGGTCAGTATCTGCAGTAAAATTAATTGTATTGATATTTTCTGTCTTGTTTTTTTTAATTGGGCTTTTTACTGCTTTTGGATTTTTGTCATATTCAGGAGTTTCTCCTATTAATGTATTTTATTATTTTGGAATTTTTGCAGGATTTCAAATTTTAATTTTACCTTTTGCTTTTATTCCTTTCTTTTTTCGGAATGAGAAAAGTTTTTTTAAAAAATTTTCTTTGTTTTTACCAGTGGCTGGTTTTTTTAAAATAGCTTTCCAAAAAATTTTCAAAAAATTCTTTCATAAATCTTCATCTGACCCAAGCGTTTTATATTCTTTTGATTTTTTAAAATACAGCCAGCCTTTGTTCTGGCTTTTTTTTACAATTTCTCAAGGGATAATTGCTTTATTTAGTACAGGAGTATTGATAGGAACCCTTATTAAGGTAACTGGTTCTGATCTTGCCTTTGGGTGGCAAACAACTTTAAATCCAGGGGCTGAATATATTTACAAAATTGTAAGTTTTATTGCTTCTCCCTGGGCATGGTTTATTCCAGAGTCCATGGCAAATCCTTCTATGGATCAAATTATAGGCAGCAAAATTATTTTAAAAGAAGGGATTGCTTCACTTTCAACCCAAGACATGACTTCATGGTGGCCTTTTCTTTGTTTTTCTGTATTGTTTTATTCGATAATTCCAAGGTTTATAATTATGCTGGTGGCATATTTTAATTATAGCCGAACCATTAAAAAATATCCTAAAGACAGTTCAGAGTTAAGACAGCTTTCAAGATCTCTTTTAAGACCTGAATTCGATTTTAAACCCAGTGAAAAAAATTTAGAAAAAGATTTAAGATCTGTAACCAAGCCTGATTTTTTAAAATCTGAAAAAATTAAAGAAAATTTAAATCCAACTTCAACAGGGGTAAGACTTATTTTACCAGAAGATATTTATAGTGAAGAAGTAATTGATTTTATAGAAAAAATAATAGCCAAAAAATTTGGATATCTTCTTTATCCTGTGATAAATTCAACTGGAGTATCAGAATTTGATCAGCCCTGGTTAGAGGAAAATATCAAAAAATCAGGTAAAAAGTTTATAATTATGCTCTGTCTAGAAGCCTGGCAGCCTCCTTTAAAACAAACTATTGAATATATAGAAAATTTACGTAAAATATCAGGTAAAAACTGTGAGATCCTGGTTGCCCTTGTTGGGAAACCGGGAAAAGAAGATCTTTTTTTGGATGTAGAAAAAAATGACTTTGAACTATGGCAGTTTAAAATTGATTCTATTAAAGATCCTCTTGTTTCACTTACTGAGCTGAAATTGGAATAG
- a CDS encoding GTPase/DUF3482 domain-containing protein: MGKNINESNFKIPVFAIVGHPNEGKSSVVSTLAEDDRVKVSRYPGETTESMSYPVIIDNLEIIRFVDTPGFQNPGKTLAWMRNYKGDASNIFKNFIEEHKENPDFKDEIELLTPISQGACIIYVADGSRPVRSIDKMEMEILRLTGQPRMAVLNAKENEDKYLDEWKLEFTKNFNSVRIFNAHTATYKERISILESLKAMHQDWQEEIARVVDAFKNDWDNRAEEAAEYILEFLKKSISFKIKKTFSSRSKTEEFKEELVKSYKQKLISYEKQACQKIKKLYKHNIFNYSLPQYSVLNEDLFDEKNLEILGLKSSQLAIAGGIAGGVMGAVADGIFHGISLGVFTAIGGAAGAGYAYFNKNKIADVKLAGMKLGKFEIIVGPCRNIQLFYVLMDRILIFYSNSINWAHGRREESFSDNFVKSNKIGFSSRLDNEKRKIFDKFFRQTTKPKSVKKEMVLEKDLIMEIKKILLSISGN; encoded by the coding sequence ATGGGGAAAAATATAAATGAATCAAACTTTAAAATACCAGTATTTGCCATTGTAGGTCATCCAAACGAAGGTAAATCTTCAGTTGTTTCAACTCTTGCTGAAGATGACAGGGTGAAAGTGAGCAGATACCCTGGTGAAACAACAGAGTCTATGTCTTATCCTGTGATAATTGACAACCTGGAAATAATAAGATTTGTAGATACCCCTGGATTTCAAAATCCTGGAAAAACCCTTGCCTGGATGAGAAATTACAAAGGGGATGCTTCAAATATTTTTAAAAATTTTATTGAAGAACACAAAGAAAACCCAGATTTTAAGGATGAAATTGAGCTTCTTACACCTATCAGCCAAGGTGCTTGTATTATTTATGTTGCAGATGGTTCAAGACCAGTAAGATCCATAGATAAAATGGAAATGGAAATTTTAAGGCTTACAGGTCAGCCTAGAATGGCTGTTCTTAATGCCAAGGAAAATGAGGATAAATATCTTGATGAATGGAAACTGGAGTTTACAAAGAACTTCAATTCTGTTCGCATTTTTAATGCACATACAGCAACTTACAAGGAAAGAATTTCTATTCTTGAATCCTTAAAAGCAATGCATCAAGACTGGCAGGAAGAAATAGCCAGGGTTGTTGATGCCTTTAAAAATGACTGGGACAACAGAGCTGAGGAAGCTGCAGAGTATATTTTGGAGTTTTTAAAAAAAAGCATTAGTTTTAAAATTAAAAAAACTTTTTCTTCCAGGTCAAAAACAGAGGAGTTTAAAGAAGAACTTGTTAAATCCTATAAGCAAAAACTTATAAGTTATGAAAAACAAGCCTGTCAAAAAATAAAGAAGCTATATAAACACAATATTTTTAATTATTCTTTACCGCAATATTCAGTTTTAAATGAAGACTTGTTTGATGAGAAAAATCTTGAAATTTTAGGACTTAAATCAAGTCAGCTTGCAATTGCCGGAGGAATTGCCGGTGGTGTAATGGGTGCTGTTGCTGATGGAATTTTTCACGGAATAAGCCTGGGAGTATTTACAGCAATTGGGGGAGCCGCAGGTGCTGGTTATGCTTATTTTAACAAAAACAAAATTGCAGATGTAAAGCTGGCTGGAATGAAACTTGGGAAATTTGAAATTATAGTAGGTCCATGCAGAAATATTCAGCTTTTTTATGTGCTTATGGACAGAATTCTTATTTTTTATTCAAATTCAATTAATTGGGCCCATGGTAGAAGAGAGGAAAGTTTTTCGGACAATTTTGTAAAATCAAATAAAATTGGATTTTCTTCTCGTCTTGATAATGAAAAAAGAAAGATATTTGATAAGTTTTTTAGGCAGACAACCAAGCCAAAGTCGGTAAAAAAAGAAATGGTTTTGGAAAAAGATTTGATCATGGAAATTAAAAAAATCCTTCTTTCAATTTCAGGCAATTAA